From a region of the Streptomyces tirandamycinicus genome:
- a CDS encoding class I SAM-dependent methyltransferase, with protein MNSEEIKSCCADAYSRDVVALLLGDSYHPGGTALTRRLADTLGLARDGRVLDVASGRGTTALLLAGVYGVRVDGVDYSAANTALAQGAAQAAGFAERTGFVTGDAENLPYDDGVFDVVVCECALCTFPDKARAAAEFARVLRPGGRVGITDVTAAPDRLPPELRSVGARIACVADARPLTAYAAVLAGAGLRTVTTERHDAAMLRMIDQIEARLNLLRITSPARLADAGVDPGAAPAVLGAARTAVADGALGYALLTAVKPAP; from the coding sequence GTGAACAGCGAAGAGATCAAGAGCTGCTGCGCCGACGCCTACTCCAGGGACGTCGTCGCCCTGCTGCTCGGCGACTCCTACCACCCCGGCGGCACCGCCCTGACCCGCCGCCTCGCCGACACGCTGGGGCTCGCCCGCGACGGCCGCGTGCTGGACGTGGCCTCCGGCCGGGGCACCACCGCGCTGCTGCTCGCCGGCGTCTACGGCGTACGGGTGGACGGCGTCGACTACTCCGCCGCCAACACCGCCCTCGCCCAGGGAGCGGCCCAGGCGGCCGGATTCGCCGAGCGGACCGGGTTCGTCACCGGCGACGCCGAGAACCTGCCGTACGACGACGGCGTGTTCGACGTGGTGGTGTGCGAGTGCGCCCTGTGCACCTTCCCCGACAAGGCCCGGGCGGCCGCCGAGTTCGCCCGGGTACTGCGCCCCGGGGGCCGGGTCGGCATCACCGACGTCACCGCCGCCCCGGACCGGCTCCCGCCCGAACTCAGGAGCGTCGGCGCCCGGATCGCCTGCGTCGCCGACGCCCGCCCGCTGACCGCGTACGCCGCCGTCCTGGCGGGCGCAGGCCTGCGCACCGTCACCACCGAGCGCCACGACGCCGCCATGCTCCGCATGATCGACCAGATCGAGGCCCGGCTGAACCTGCTGCGCATCACCTCGCCCGCCAGGCTCGCGGACGCGGGCGTCGACCCGGGCGCGGCCCCCGCCGTGCTGGGGGCGGCGCGCACCGCCGTGGCCGACGGCGCCCTCGGCTACGCCCTGCTGACCGCCGTGAAACCGGCCCCGTGA
- a CDS encoding Crp/Fnr family transcriptional regulator yields the protein MTHAYTDGDAGGQGTWCMAEVDIFCDLSEQEMAAIAEAAPMKTYGAGEILHSPDQPSEVLFILKKGRVRVFRVSADGRALTTAIITPGTIFGEMVLLGQHMYDNYAEALDDVIVCVMSRADVNRLLLSDARIAARITAILGRRLAELEQRLSDSVFKTVAQRIATTLGTLTAAQPPAGPLRPVGRHPQIALTHEQIAALAGTSRETCTKVLHDYADQGMIRLARGRITVLDAARLRDAGG from the coding sequence ATGACCCACGCCTACACGGACGGCGACGCGGGCGGGCAGGGGACGTGGTGCATGGCCGAAGTGGACATCTTCTGCGACCTGTCGGAGCAGGAGATGGCCGCCATCGCGGAGGCGGCGCCGATGAAGACCTACGGCGCGGGCGAGATCCTCCACTCGCCGGACCAGCCCAGCGAGGTGCTGTTCATCCTCAAGAAGGGCCGGGTGCGGGTGTTCCGGGTGTCCGCCGACGGGCGGGCGCTGACCACCGCGATCATCACCCCGGGCACCATCTTCGGGGAGATGGTCCTGCTCGGGCAGCACATGTACGACAACTACGCCGAGGCCTTGGACGACGTCATCGTCTGCGTGATGAGCCGCGCCGACGTGAACCGGCTGCTGCTGTCCGACGCCCGTATCGCGGCCCGTATCACCGCGATCCTGGGACGCCGCCTGGCCGAGCTGGAACAGCGCCTGTCCGACAGCGTCTTCAAGACCGTAGCCCAGCGCATCGCCACCACCCTGGGCACTCTCACCGCCGCCCAGCCCCCCGCCGGTCCGCTGCGTCCCGTGGGGCGCCACCCGCAGATCGCGCTCACCCACGAGCAGATCGCCGCTCTCGCGGGGACCTCGCGGGAGACCTGCACCAAGGTGCTCCACGACTACGCGGACCAGGGGATGATCCGCCTCGCCCGCGGGCGTATCACCGTCCTCGACGCCGCCCGGCTCAGGGACGCCGGGGGCTGA
- a CDS encoding redoxin domain-containing protein, producing MRARTLLPAALAATLLTVAGCGAEGGSPGGSGPGGDTGAVPSAEPSPAPPPASDGGDTGGGADAPEALRFTGTTVDGEPFDAKTLAGKPTVLWFWAPWCPKCRAQAAETARVAAEYTGKANVVGVAGLDGNAAMKDFVADTKTAGFPHLSDEAGDVWKRFEVTEQSHYVILDKNGKTVYEGVLPGGDGLAEKVAGLTG from the coding sequence ATGCGCGCCCGCACCCTCCTCCCCGCCGCCCTGGCCGCCACGCTGCTCACGGTCGCCGGATGCGGTGCCGAAGGCGGCTCCCCGGGCGGCTCCGGCCCGGGTGGCGACACCGGGGCGGTGCCTTCGGCGGAGCCGTCACCGGCCCCGCCCCCCGCGTCGGACGGCGGTGACACCGGCGGCGGCGCCGATGCGCCCGAGGCGCTGAGGTTCACCGGCACCACCGTGGACGGCGAGCCGTTCGACGCGAAGACCCTCGCGGGCAAGCCGACCGTGCTGTGGTTCTGGGCGCCCTGGTGCCCCAAGTGCAGGGCGCAGGCGGCCGAGACGGCCAGGGTCGCGGCCGAGTACACCGGCAAGGCCAACGTGGTCGGTGTGGCGGGTCTGGACGGGAACGCCGCCATGAAGGACTTCGTCGCCGACACGAAGACGGCGGGCTTCCCCCACCTGTCCGACGAGGCCGGCGACGTGTGGAAGCGGTTCGAGGTCACCGAGCAGAGCCACTACGTCATCCTCGACAAGAACGGCAAGACCGTCTACGAGGGCGTCCTGCCCGGCGGCGACGGACTGGCCGAGAAGGTCGCCGGACTCACCGGCTGA
- a CDS encoding cytochrome c biogenesis CcdA family protein, translating into MPDLPLALALTAGMLAAVNPCGFALLPAYLSLLVLGDDSPSRAVAIGRALTATAAMTAGFAALFGIFGLAVQPVAGQVQQHLPWFTIAFGLLMAGAGAWLLAGRRLPSPAPKVRRAPGLTRSVPSMALFGMAYAAASLGCTIAPFLAIVVSAVRSGSTGEGVALFVAYAAGMGLIVGAASLTVALTRTTAVTRLRRLGAAAPRLGGALLLLVGAYVAYYGWYEIRVQRDPATRDPVIDAAGALQRTIADALDTVGPAGVAALFAALLVTAVALARLRRARRPRARATAAPPAPR; encoded by the coding sequence ATGCCCGATCTGCCCCTCGCCCTCGCGCTCACCGCGGGCATGCTCGCCGCCGTCAACCCGTGCGGCTTCGCCCTGCTCCCCGCCTACCTGTCCCTCCTCGTCCTCGGCGACGACAGCCCCAGCCGGGCCGTCGCCATCGGCCGGGCCCTGACCGCGACCGCCGCCATGACCGCCGGATTCGCCGCCCTCTTCGGGATCTTCGGACTGGCCGTGCAGCCCGTCGCCGGTCAGGTGCAGCAGCATCTGCCCTGGTTCACCATCGCCTTCGGGCTCCTCATGGCGGGTGCCGGGGCCTGGCTGCTCGCGGGCCGCCGGCTGCCCTCCCCGGCGCCCAAGGTCCGCCGGGCGCCCGGCCTCACCCGCTCCGTGCCCTCCATGGCACTGTTCGGGATGGCGTACGCGGCGGCCTCCCTGGGCTGCACCATCGCCCCGTTCCTCGCGATCGTGGTGTCCGCCGTCCGCAGCGGCTCCACCGGCGAGGGGGTCGCCCTCTTCGTCGCCTACGCCGCCGGCATGGGCCTGATCGTCGGAGCCGCCTCCCTCACCGTCGCCCTCACCCGCACCACCGCCGTCACGCGGCTGCGCCGCCTCGGCGCCGCCGCCCCCCGCCTCGGCGGCGCGCTGCTGCTCCTCGTGGGCGCGTATGTGGCGTACTACGGCTGGTACGAGATCCGGGTCCAGCGCGACCCCGCCACCCGGGATCCGGTCATCGACGCCGCGGGCGCCCTCCAGCGCACCATCGCCGACGCCCTGGACACGGTGGGCCCCGCGGGCGTCGCCGCCCTGTTCGCGGCCCTGCTGGTCACGGCGGTGGCGCTGGCCCGGTTGCGGCGGGCCCGTCGCCCGCGCGCCCGGGCGACGGCCGCGCCGCCCGCACCTCGGTGA
- a CDS encoding DUF4440 domain-containing protein has translation MKHASNDVNEAVAGELRLMDPRVRASRSLAGELLDPEFVEVGASGRRWTREEMLAALPDMACGSEEGPRYRPSDITGAVLAPGVVHLTYETSLDGRRARRSSLWRDRSDGTGWRMYYHQATPVPQ, from the coding sequence GTGAAGCATGCATCGAACGACGTGAACGAGGCGGTCGCGGGCGAGCTGCGGCTCATGGACCCCCGCGTGCGGGCGTCGCGGTCCCTCGCCGGAGAACTGCTGGACCCCGAGTTCGTCGAGGTCGGTGCTTCAGGCCGGCGCTGGACCCGCGAGGAGATGCTCGCCGCGCTGCCGGACATGGCGTGCGGTTCCGAGGAAGGCCCCCGGTACCGGCCGTCGGACATCACGGGGGCGGTTCTGGCGCCCGGGGTGGTGCACCTGACGTACGAGACCTCGCTCGACGGCCGGCGGGCACGCCGCAGCTCGCTCTGGCGCGACCGGAGCGACGGTACCGGCTGGCGGATGTACTACCACCAGGCCACCCCCGTCCCGCAGTAG
- the msrA gene encoding peptide-methionine (S)-S-oxide reductase MsrA, translating to MTSRTEKAVLAGGCFWGMQDLIRRQPGVLATRVGYTGGDTPDATYRNHGDHAEAIEVVYDPEATGYRDLLAFFFQIHDPTTRDRQGNDIGRSYRSAIYYADEEQRRIAVDTIADVEASGLWPGPVVTEVEPLGDFWEAEPEHQDYLERYPDGYTCHFPRPGWKLPRRGAGAAS from the coding sequence ATGACTTCCCGAACCGAGAAGGCCGTTCTGGCGGGCGGCTGCTTCTGGGGCATGCAGGACCTCATCCGCAGGCAGCCGGGCGTGCTGGCGACCCGAGTCGGCTACACCGGCGGCGACACCCCCGACGCGACGTACCGGAACCACGGGGACCACGCCGAGGCGATCGAGGTGGTGTACGACCCCGAGGCGACCGGCTACCGCGATCTGCTGGCGTTCTTCTTCCAGATCCACGACCCGACCACCAGGGACCGCCAGGGCAACGACATCGGCCGGAGCTACCGCTCGGCGATCTACTACGCGGACGAGGAGCAGCGGCGGATCGCGGTCGACACCATCGCCGACGTCGAGGCGAGCGGCCTGTGGCCGGGTCCGGTGGTGACCGAGGTGGAGCCGCTGGGCGACTTCTGGGAGGCGGAGCCGGAGCACCAGGACTACCTGGAGCGCTACCCGGACGGGTACACCTGCCACTTCCCGCGCCCCGGCTGGAAGCTCCCCCGCCGGGGCGCCGGGGCGGCGAGCTGA
- a CDS encoding alpha-amylase: protein MLRTAASVVGAAVLSVLTGLTVLTVLTVLTAAGAAQAAPAAGGDEPAPECVHYAATWRYTHVTNACDTAYRLTVEYTDGTGVPCREAQPGATVTFPGYGPGGNGVVRVRLCPPPH, encoded by the coding sequence ATGTTGCGGACGGCCGCTTCAGTTGTCGGTGCGGCGGTGCTGTCGGTGCTGACGGGGCTGACGGTCTTGACGGTGCTGACGGTGCTGACGGCGGCCGGTGCGGCCCAGGCAGCGCCGGCGGCCGGAGGAGACGAGCCCGCGCCCGAGTGCGTCCACTACGCGGCGACCTGGCGCTACACCCACGTGACCAACGCCTGCGACACCGCGTACCGGTTGACGGTGGAGTACACCGACGGCACCGGAGTGCCCTGTCGCGAGGCCCAGCCGGGCGCGACGGTCACCTTCCCCGGGTACGGCCCCGGCGGCAACGGCGTCGTGCGGGTCCGGCTGTGCCCGCCACCCCACTGA
- a CDS encoding DUF402 domain-containing protein has translation MDTRFRVGEVIVRREMLDGLEWLVHPVRVAGDDEHALAVYLARGTPLTFGHGDFRWGPHPWRALAPEWQSGGVLQLQRPGDGYAVWGRWDGDGLREWYVNFQAPFIRTERGFDTLDHELDLIIPGDGSPYRWKDVEAFEERVRTGGFTAEEAAGVRAAASRVADLVERGECWWERWREWAPPAGWEVPAAVALTAQGGGAPGAG, from the coding sequence ATGGACACACGATTCCGCGTGGGCGAGGTCATCGTCCGCCGAGAGATGCTCGACGGACTCGAGTGGCTGGTCCACCCCGTGCGGGTCGCGGGTGACGACGAGCACGCCCTCGCCGTGTACCTGGCCCGGGGCACGCCCCTCACCTTCGGCCACGGCGACTTCCGCTGGGGCCCGCACCCCTGGCGGGCGCTCGCGCCCGAATGGCAGTCGGGCGGCGTGCTCCAACTCCAGCGCCCGGGCGACGGCTACGCGGTGTGGGGCCGCTGGGACGGGGACGGACTACGCGAGTGGTACGTCAACTTCCAGGCTCCGTTCATCCGTACGGAGCGCGGGTTCGACACGCTCGACCACGAACTGGACCTCATCATTCCCGGCGACGGCTCCCCGTACCGCTGGAAGGACGTCGAGGCCTTCGAGGAGCGGGTGCGCACCGGCGGCTTCACGGCGGAGGAGGCGGCCGGTGTGCGGGCGGCCGCCTCTCGGGTCGCCGATCTCGTCGAACGCGGTGAGTGCTGGTGGGAGCGGTGGCGGGAGTGGGCGCCGCCCGCCGGGTGGGAGGTCCCCGCGGCCGTCGCCCTGACGGCGCAAGGCGGCGGCGCGCCGGGCGCGGGCTGA
- a CDS encoding aldehyde dehydrogenase family protein codes for MTTGTALHWIDGTWVGPGERDGAEARPAPGEQRSDGREMAARALAAARRAFGETRWKDDRHLRARTLHEMADLFAARRGQLTDALAQVDGSRRRARFEAETVPSRLRYFASLVRTEHGRALEAASGQCSLVLRRPRGVAGIVVPRRSPVVLLICSLAPALAAGTTSVVRMPSQTARVNALVFGIFSETESLPRGVVNGFTEEDGAGARYLVAAADVPCALDGAAREASVMDDFVDCERVTITPGTIQR; via the coding sequence ATGACCACTGGGACCGCGTTGCACTGGATCGACGGAACCTGGGTCGGTCCAGGAGAGCGGGACGGCGCCGAAGCCCGTCCGGCACCGGGGGAGCAGAGGTCCGACGGGCGCGAGATGGCGGCGCGGGCGCTCGCCGCCGCCCGGCGGGCCTTCGGCGAGACGCGCTGGAAGGACGACCGGCACCTGCGCGCCAGGACCCTGCACGAGATGGCCGACCTGTTCGCCGCGCGCCGGGGGCAGTTGACCGACGCGCTGGCCCAGGTGGACGGAAGCAGGCGGCGCGCGCGCTTCGAGGCGGAGACGGTGCCGTCGCGGCTGCGGTACTTCGCCTCGCTCGTACGCACCGAGCACGGCCGCGCCCTGGAAGCGGCCTCGGGACAGTGCTCCCTTGTCCTGCGGCGCCCCCGCGGCGTCGCGGGAATCGTCGTGCCGCGCCGGTCACCGGTCGTCCTGCTCATCTGCTCCCTGGCCCCGGCCCTGGCGGCCGGTACGACCAGCGTGGTGCGGATGCCGAGCCAGACGGCCCGCGTCAACGCCCTGGTCTTCGGGATCTTCTCCGAGACCGAGTCGCTGCCCCGTGGCGTCGTGAACGGTTTCACGGAGGAGGACGGCGCGGGCGCCCGGTATCTGGTCGCCGCCGCCGATGTGCCGTGCGCCCTCGACGGGGCCGCCCGGGAAGCGTCGGTGATGGACGACTTCGTCGACTGCGAACGGGTGACGATCACTCCGGGAACGATCCAGCGCTAG
- a CDS encoding FAD binding domain-containing protein, producing the protein MRPFAYERPATAEEAVALVATRPGAVFLAGGTNLVEHLRLGIARPQVLVDVTGLPLDSVEELPGGGLHIGATVRNADLAAHPAVRECYPVVSQALVSGASPQLRNAATMGGNLMQRTRCAYFQDPDTPCNKRQPGSGCSALSGVTADSAVLGVSEQCVAVHPSDVAVALSAVDAVVLTVGPSGPRRVPLTRLHRLPGDAPERDTRLEHGELITAVQLPPLPPGTRSRYRKVRDRASFAFALVSVAAVLDLDGGTVRDVRVAFGGVAPKPWRATRAEAALRGAPATADSFAAAASAELAAARTVPGNAYKVPLARDTFVATLLDLCEASRTPPR; encoded by the coding sequence ATGCGGCCCTTCGCCTACGAGCGCCCCGCGACGGCCGAGGAAGCCGTCGCGCTCGTCGCGACCCGCCCGGGCGCGGTGTTCCTGGCCGGCGGGACGAACCTGGTCGAGCACCTGAGACTGGGGATCGCCCGGCCCCAGGTGCTGGTGGACGTCACCGGACTGCCGCTGGACTCCGTCGAGGAGCTTCCCGGCGGGGGCCTGCACATCGGGGCGACGGTACGCAACGCCGACCTGGCGGCTCACCCGGCGGTGCGCGAGTGCTACCCCGTGGTCTCCCAGGCGCTGGTGTCGGGCGCATCGCCCCAGTTGCGCAACGCCGCCACCATGGGCGGGAATCTGATGCAGCGCACCCGCTGCGCGTACTTCCAGGACCCGGACACCCCCTGCAACAAGAGGCAGCCCGGCTCGGGCTGTTCGGCGCTGAGCGGTGTCACGGCCGACAGCGCGGTCCTCGGAGTCTCGGAGCAGTGTGTGGCGGTGCACCCCTCCGACGTGGCGGTCGCGTTGTCCGCCGTGGACGCCGTCGTCCTGACGGTGGGCCCCTCGGGCCCCCGCAGGGTGCCGCTGACCCGGCTGCACCGGCTTCCCGGCGACGCGCCGGAGCGGGACACTCGGCTGGAACACGGCGAGCTCATCACGGCGGTCCAGTTGCCGCCGCTGCCACCGGGGACCCGCTCGCGCTACCGCAAGGTGCGGGATCGGGCCTCGTTCGCCTTCGCGCTGGTCTCGGTCGCCGCGGTGCTCGACCTGGACGGCGGCACGGTCCGCGACGTGCGTGTCGCGTTCGGAGGGGTCGCGCCCAAACCGTGGCGCGCGACCAGGGCCGAGGCCGCCCTGCGCGGTGCTCCCGCGACGGCGGACTCGTTCGCCGCCGCGGCCTCCGCGGAGCTGGCCGCGGCACGCACCGTACCGGGGAACGCCTACAAGGTCCCTCTGGCGCGCGACACGTTCGTCGCCACGCTGCTCGACCTCTGCGAGGCAAGCCGAACTCCGCCCCGCTGA
- a CDS encoding xanthine dehydrogenase family protein molybdopterin-binding subunit: protein MTRMRRTGPGQGPEQGPEQGSTGGGAPPAARDGLPVSPGSTAAPPPAPTPTPTPGERSAGVSVPRREAGEKVTGRARYTGDVRMPRAAYVAVVPATVAHGRVRAVRPQRALALPGVTAVIYFANCPRLRRTGDGELSLFQSPGIAYRGQFVAAVVAESPLLAREAALRVGVEYAARPHEVHLATEGPSLHPPPEHGPWFPTDCVHGDPEAALPCSDVRVDAVYRTPPYHHHVLEPHASLAYWNDGFLTVHDTTQGPSGTRDVLARLFGIRPDRVRVVAHHIGAGFGSKAAPRAQVVLAALAARVVRRPVVTALSREQLSAVVGYRTPTIQRIRLGAGTDGRLVAVSHAAFEQTSMIRDFSECSAAPTRTMYAAPHRMTSHRRARLHVPSPTWLRAPGECPGMFALESAMDELAEACALDPVELRLRNDTPVDPHSGRPFSSRNLAACLRLGAERFGWAERDRLRARRSDRRQLVGLGVAASTFPQYRFPSRATVHADPHGRYVVRIAAADVGTGARTVLAQIAADTLRVPPDRVTAELGDSAYPSASWAGRSSGTTSWGTAVVRACEALRTEIGRRGGDVPPGGVEVSWDTSDELAPPRAFSQHAFGAQFAEVTVDRATREVRVPRLLGVFAVGRVINPATVRSQLIGGMVMGVSMALCEEGVMDPAHGHFLTRDLAAYRVATYADVPHVEAVCVDEEDFHTSPMGAKGVGEIGIVGTAAAIANAVHHATGHRFRELPLSPRRLVEVMGPGVRAGPPGAPPEAPPSRSPEQP, encoded by the coding sequence ATGACGCGCATGCGGCGGACCGGACCCGGGCAGGGACCCGAGCAGGGACCCGAGCAGGGATCCACCGGCGGTGGGGCGCCACCGGCCGCCCGGGACGGGCTGCCCGTATCGCCCGGGAGCACCGCCGCCCCGCCCCCAGCCCCGACCCCGACCCCGACCCCGGGCGAACGCTCCGCCGGTGTCTCCGTGCCACGGCGGGAGGCCGGGGAGAAGGTCACCGGCCGTGCGCGCTACACGGGTGACGTGAGGATGCCGAGGGCGGCGTATGTCGCGGTGGTCCCGGCGACGGTCGCCCACGGTCGGGTTCGGGCGGTCCGTCCCCAGCGGGCCCTGGCCCTGCCCGGTGTGACGGCCGTGATCTACTTCGCCAACTGCCCGCGCCTGCGCAGGACGGGCGACGGGGAACTCTCCCTGTTCCAGTCCCCCGGCATCGCCTACCGGGGGCAGTTCGTCGCGGCGGTCGTCGCCGAGTCCCCGCTCCTCGCCCGGGAGGCAGCGCTCCGCGTCGGCGTCGAGTACGCCGCCCGCCCGCACGAGGTCCATCTGGCCACGGAGGGCCCCTCGCTGCACCCGCCTCCTGAGCACGGCCCGTGGTTCCCCACCGACTGCGTGCACGGCGACCCGGAAGCCGCGCTGCCGTGCTCCGACGTACGCGTGGACGCGGTGTACCGCACGCCGCCGTACCACCACCATGTGCTGGAGCCGCACGCGTCGCTGGCGTACTGGAACGACGGGTTCCTGACCGTCCACGACACCACGCAGGGGCCGTCGGGAACACGTGACGTCCTGGCCCGCCTGTTCGGGATCAGGCCCGACCGGGTGCGGGTCGTCGCCCATCACATCGGCGCGGGTTTCGGCTCGAAGGCGGCGCCGCGCGCCCAGGTGGTCCTGGCCGCTCTGGCGGCCCGTGTCGTACGGCGGCCGGTCGTCACCGCCCTCAGCCGGGAGCAGCTCAGCGCCGTCGTCGGGTACCGGACGCCGACCATCCAGCGGATCCGCCTCGGGGCCGGGACGGACGGCCGTCTGGTGGCCGTGTCCCATGCGGCGTTCGAACAGACGTCCATGATCAGGGACTTCTCCGAGTGCTCGGCCGCGCCCACCCGCACCATGTACGCGGCGCCCCACCGGATGACCAGCCACCGGCGGGCGCGCCTGCACGTCCCGTCCCCCACGTGGCTGCGGGCGCCCGGCGAGTGCCCGGGGATGTTCGCGCTGGAGTCGGCGATGGACGAACTCGCCGAGGCGTGCGCCCTCGACCCCGTCGAACTCCGGCTGCGCAACGACACGCCCGTCGACCCCCACAGCGGACGGCCCTTCAGCTCCCGGAACCTGGCCGCCTGCCTGCGCCTGGGCGCGGAGCGCTTCGGGTGGGCCGAGCGGGACCGGCTGCGGGCGCGGCGCAGCGACCGGCGGCAACTGGTGGGCCTGGGCGTCGCCGCGTCGACGTTTCCGCAGTACCGGTTCCCCTCGCGGGCGACCGTGCACGCCGACCCGCACGGCCGCTATGTGGTGCGCATCGCGGCGGCGGACGTCGGCACGGGAGCCCGGACGGTGCTGGCGCAGATCGCCGCCGACACCCTCCGGGTGCCGCCGGACCGCGTCACCGCGGAACTCGGCGACAGCGCCTACCCGTCGGCGAGCTGGGCCGGGCGCTCCAGCGGGACGACCTCCTGGGGCACGGCGGTGGTGCGGGCGTGCGAGGCGCTGCGCACCGAGATCGGGCGGCGCGGCGGCGACGTGCCGCCCGGCGGCGTCGAGGTGTCCTGGGACACCTCCGACGAACTCGCCCCGCCGCGCGCCTTCTCACAGCACGCCTTCGGTGCGCAGTTCGCGGAGGTCACCGTGGACAGGGCCACCAGGGAGGTACGGGTGCCCCGCCTCCTCGGCGTCTTCGCCGTGGGCCGGGTCATCAACCCGGCCACCGTGCGTTCGCAGTTGATCGGCGGCATGGTCATGGGCGTGTCCATGGCCCTCTGCGAGGAAGGCGTCATGGACCCCGCTCACGGTCACTTCCTCACCCGGGACCTCGCCGCCTACCGCGTCGCGACGTACGCGGACGTCCCCCACGTCGAAGCCGTCTGCGTCGACGAGGAGGACTTCCACACGAGCCCCATGGGAGCGAAGGGAGTCGGCGAGATCGGCATCGTCGGCACGGCGGCCGCGATCGCCAACGCGGTGCACCACGCCACCGGGCACCGGTTCCGTGAGCTGCCGCTGAGTCCCCGGCGGCTGGTGGAGGTGATGGGTCCGGGGGTGCGAGCGGGGCCTCCGGGGGCGCCCCCGGAGGCCCCGCCGTCGCGGTCGCCGGAGCAGCCGTGA
- a CDS encoding 2Fe-2S iron-sulfur cluster-binding protein, producing the protein MAHAQTLPGPDVDPPVLVELALYVNGEARQLTIDTRMSLLDVLRDRLGLTGAKAGCDRGQCGCCTVLVDGRRVYSCLRLAVTCDAVGVVTVEGLSTAELHPLQRAFMAHDALQCGFCTPGQLCSAAGMLDEAAHGWPSAVTDGPTGAPELTDAEIRERMSGNLCRCGAYQNIVAAIRDTLR; encoded by the coding sequence ATGGCACACGCGCAGACGCTCCCGGGGCCCGACGTCGACCCGCCGGTCCTCGTGGAGCTCGCCCTGTACGTCAACGGCGAGGCCCGGCAGCTCACGATCGACACCAGGATGTCGCTGCTGGACGTGCTGCGTGACCGGCTCGGCCTGACCGGTGCGAAGGCCGGCTGCGACCGGGGGCAGTGCGGCTGCTGCACCGTGCTGGTCGACGGCCGGCGCGTCTACAGCTGCCTGAGACTGGCCGTGACCTGCGACGCCGTCGGCGTGGTGACGGTCGAGGGCCTTTCCACGGCGGAACTCCACCCTCTGCAACGGGCCTTCATGGCACACGACGCCCTTCAGTGCGGGTTCTGCACACCCGGGCAGCTGTGCTCGGCGGCCGGAATGCTGGACGAGGCCGCGCACGGCTGGCCGAGCGCCGTGACGGACGGGCCCACCGGTGCCCCCGAGCTCACCGACGCGGAGATCCGGGAGCGCATGAGCGGCAACCTCTGCCGGTGCGGCGCCTACCAGAACATCGTGGCGGCGATCCGGGACACACTGCGATGA